Proteins encoded within one genomic window of Pirellulales bacterium:
- a CDS encoding GntG family PLP-dependent aldolase produces MKIVDLRSDTVTRPTPQMRQAMAQAEVGDDVLGDDPTVLQLQARIAEMLGKEAALFVPSGTMSNQIGVRIHCQPGDEFICESECHIYRYEQGAYAQLSGLVTRTVPGEFGVLQLEQLTGLIRGGDDHLVNTRLICLENTHNRGAGKIQPYDELERICRWAHEHGLATHLDGARLFNAVVATGIPAAKWAQQFDTVNVCFSKGLGAPVGSALAGSKELIAKAHRARKLFGGGMRQAGIIAAGALYALEQHVDRLAEDHASAQILA; encoded by the coding sequence ATGAAAATCGTTGATTTACGCAGCGATACGGTGACGCGCCCCACGCCACAAATGCGGCAGGCGATGGCGCAAGCCGAAGTGGGCGATGACGTGTTGGGAGATGATCCGACCGTGCTGCAGTTGCAAGCCCGCATCGCCGAAATGCTCGGCAAAGAAGCGGCGCTGTTTGTGCCGTCGGGCACCATGTCGAATCAGATCGGTGTGCGGATTCACTGCCAGCCTGGGGACGAATTCATCTGCGAATCGGAATGCCACATTTACCGTTACGAGCAAGGGGCTTATGCGCAACTGAGTGGTTTGGTGACGCGCACGGTGCCCGGTGAATTTGGCGTGCTGCAGCTGGAGCAATTGACAGGATTGATTCGCGGCGGCGACGATCATTTAGTAAACACTCGGCTGATATGTTTGGAAAATACGCACAATCGTGGCGCAGGAAAAATCCAACCTTACGACGAACTGGAACGGATTTGCCGCTGGGCGCACGAACACGGCCTGGCCACACACTTGGATGGGGCACGGCTGTTCAATGCCGTGGTGGCCACAGGAATACCGGCTGCCAAGTGGGCGCAGCAATTCGACACGGTAAATGTCTGTTTTAGCAAAGGATTGGGCGCCCCCGTGGGGTCGGCATTGGCCGGATCGAAGGAATTGATTGCTAAAGCACATCGTGCGCGCAAACTTTTTGGTGGCGGCATGCGTCAAGCGGGCATCATTGCTGCCGGAGCGCTGTACGCACTGGAGCAGCATGTCGATCGATTGGCGGAAGACCATGCCAGTGCGCAAATTTTGGCCG
- a CDS encoding shikimate kinase — protein MATLIVLIGYRGSGKSTVARLTALQLGWDWVDADVEIELRAGKSIAAIFADEGEEVFRDLETVVLDELLQRDKTVLALGGGVVLREKNRQRLEQAVAMQRGKIVWLQAAPEALWERIQADATTAARRPNLTAAGGVEEIRQLLMVREPLYRACANSIIRTEEKTAAEVVEEILREI, from the coding sequence GCGGTTCGGGCAAATCGACCGTGGCACGGTTGACGGCGTTGCAGCTAGGCTGGGACTGGGTTGATGCCGACGTGGAAATTGAGCTGCGTGCCGGAAAGTCGATTGCGGCAATTTTTGCGGATGAGGGAGAAGAAGTATTTCGAGATTTGGAAACAGTGGTGTTGGATGAATTATTACAGCGCGATAAAACCGTGTTAGCGTTGGGGGGCGGCGTGGTCTTGCGAGAAAAAAACCGGCAGCGGCTGGAGCAAGCCGTGGCGATGCAGCGAGGAAAAATTGTGTGGTTGCAGGCGGCGCCGGAAGCGCTTTGGGAGCGAATTCAGGCCGACGCCACGACCGCGGCGCGGCGGCCGAACCTGACGGCCGCCGGCGGTGTCGAGGAAATTCGACAATTGCTAATGGTGCGTGAGCCATTGTATCGGGCCTGCGCCAACTCGATCATTCGCACGGAAGAAAAAACGGCGGCCGAAGTGGTGGAAGAGATTTTACGTGAAATATGA